A genomic region of Panulirus ornatus isolate Po-2019 chromosome 24, ASM3632096v1, whole genome shotgun sequence contains the following coding sequences:
- the LOC139757060 gene encoding uncharacterized protein isoform X3 — translation MIKVALISVVVVTVVSALPQSQSVTYYAQERSYPAAIHRPPPRPHIVVPKAKGKGKGLFSFDLFRGFKDFFSFKGKGGRAVPSKGYGPPPVPVYGPPPVSPPKAVYGPPPKAKGKGKGIFRPHPRPSKGYGPPPKAVHRPPPKGTYGPPPSPTYGVPKAHPSGYGAPKATDIIPNPKGGYGAPPPHPPPPPPKGNYGPPPAPKGSYGPPPAPVEPAPSGPALKGSFAPPPSPLYNRPLPTEPDCTVCDEAPWVPMGAAALKESEEPAVTLVESKEPVEEVPEEPVAPVVPEEPVVPEEPVVPEEPVVPEEPVVPEEPVVPVEPAPPVAPPTEAVPVATEAPVVVSPPAPVSTFPPAPAIDVRLPAALTSTDEVIEVVPTEVAEVEEVLTEEAPTEEVPTEEAELEELVLTEEPLFIVESLSLAGDRDPRVMEELTEAPVTEEEPLLLLVVQEEEEEEPSVQTVAADVEPTVPAIQEAVEAEEEDFAVDVRLAEPVTTTPEETEAPVVPTESSDDVPEETAAPILTEPEAVALSELLSADVAEEAEALSITEPEVVEVTQALSEDVTEDTSGVTALRSVLDVSEPEVTTVTEVEPDVVTVVEDVPEVVTAEEPEVEPVVDTEAPAVQEVVTNVVPEVQEIDGGVGIVSLGDPLFLEENLGKMLESALRGVSQPETRSVSQPTIISISKPQVLSLSNGNFVTKAQQSRLTKTQPDATGDAFLDAPQIADTHSSSFPSLVNTRSQVDGNSALQVVAAPSFSPQVTDGELTVVETGSPQFVASSQGNADVSSFVSLSEPQVVSVSQGDTFTVSQPSGVSVNSGQFSGSTSQSQGLSIHEAQLTRVVPNAQNNFVDGGTSVSFGVPLPLISSQSSQIIQDGQNSNFVDGGSSVSLGVPLFQTSSLGQPGQPQVVFSSDPQVQSVGQPQTVIVSQPQFTSFSGGVSVRPTGDTVFVSSSQGHGGDSQIVSLSNPEVHSVSQGQTVFISQPQDQGSIISLEPQHQTSFSFSGDGGASFSNTQHSFSSQTRGEGSFDSVPQFVSSSQATPGSSQVISLSAQQVQGISQQPQTVFSSQSQSFGNEFPQVVQHSSGQIQGDVILDSVIQGTPGEAQVVFASDPQVQSVGHSQFTNFDQTQSGGFQQFSQGSSSGAHSGGFQQFSQGSLSGTQPDGFQQFSQGSLSGTQPDGFQQFSHGSSSGVFQTGGSVIEGNLVGSRTPDPTFDSFQFGNNDGSQFSQTSSSFQDGGSVVLGNLAGSHQTFEEPQRFENFGGNNPSQFSQESSSGFLHSGGSVVAGHLDASQVPSVDQFQRFGDTQFVSNASPQQFSRGSPSGGFVLEGNLVGSQTPDQTFGDFQFSGNDASQQFSQGSSSTSFQDGGSVVTGSFIGSPQIFEEPQRFEGIGNNNPSQFSQQSSFGSFHSGGSGIFTGSDASQSSGDTRFVGANFGDGGVSVVSQPELLESTFSSAAIQDAIGIPLASASPQVKTPDMGSLPLADSFLSSSSSPSFPPFTGDPQPINAPFNNVDFSGASLTVHEFDQPTFSQDVGSHGVDQQVFIQQDTGITVGSEDLRGSGKSLTGNQASQPKRNNGFVFPQRLDSLLPFGARLSLRRPNDPFTNPIYW, via the exons GTGGCGCTCATCTccgttgtggtggtgacggtcgTGAGTGCTCTGCCACAATCCCAGTCCGTCACATACTACGCCCAGGAGAGGTCCTACCCCGCTGCCATCCATCGCCCACCACCACGTCCCCATATAGTAGTCCCTAAGGCTAAGGGTAAGGGTAAAGGGCTCTTCAGCTTCGATTTATTCCGAGGCTTCAAGGATTTCTTCAGCTTTAAGGGCAAAGGAGGACGAGCTGTTCCCTCGAAAGGTTACGGACCCCCACCAGTCCCCGTCTATGGTCCACCCCCTGTATCTCCACCTAAGGCTGTGTATGGACCACCACCCAAGGCCAAAGGCAAGGGCAAAGGTATCTTCAGGCCTCATCCCCGTCCCTCTAAGGGTTATGGCCCCCCACCCAAGGCTGTGCATAGGCCTCCTCCTAAGGGCACTTAtggtcctcctccatcacccacttATGGGGTTCCTAAGGCCCATCCTTCAGGTTACGGCGCCCCTAAAGCCACCGATATCATCCCTAATCCCAAGGGCGGCTATGgagccccaccaccacatcctcctcctcctcccccaaaggGCAACTACGGTCCTCCCCCAGCTCCTAAAGGTAGCTACGGACCTCCCCCAGCGCCCGTAGAACCTGCCCCATCAGGTCCTGCTCTCAAAGGGAGCTTTGCCCCGCCGCCATCCCCACTCTACAACCGTCCCCTGCCCACGGAACCTGACTGCACGGTGTGCGACGAGGCCCCTTGGGTGCCCATGGGCGCAGCAGCTCTGAAGGAGTCCGAGGAACCAGCAGTAACACTAGTAGAATCAAAGGAACCGGTAGAAGAGGTACCAGAGGAACCCGTGGCACCAGTGGTACCCGAGGAACCAGTGGTACCCGAGGAACCAGTGGTACCCGAAGAACCAGTGGTACCCGAAGAACCAGTGGTGCCCGAAGAACCAGTGGTACCCGTGGAACCAGCGCCACCAGTAGCACCACCTACTGAAGCAGTTCCTGTCGCCACCGAGGCCCCTGTCGTCGTcagcccccctgctcctgtctccaccttccctcccgc TCCTGCCATCGATGTGAGGCTTCCTGCGGCCCTCACCTCGACTGATGAGGTCATCGAAGTGGTTCCCACCGAAGTGGCTGAGGTCGAAGAGGTATTGACCGAAGAGGCTCCGACCGAAGAGGTCCCCACCGAAGAAGCTGAGCTCGAGGAGCTAGTATTGACAGAGGAACCCCTCTTCATCGTCGAGAGCCTCTC GTTAGCTGGAGACCGCGACCCCCGCGTCATGGAGGAGCTCACAGAGGCGCcagtgacggaggaggagccgctgctgctgctggtggtgcaggaggaggaagaggaagaacctTCCGTCCAGACCGTCGCCGCAGACGTGGAGCCCACAGTCCCGGCCATACAGGAAG ctgtggaggcagaggaggaggacttcGCTGTCGACGTACGCCTCGCAGAGCCGGTC ACGACCACACCGGAGGAGACAGAGGCGCCGGTCGTCCCCACAGAGAG TTCTGACGATGTTCCCGAAGAGACAGCGGCCCCCATCCTCACAGAACCTGAGGCTGTGGCTCTCTCTGAGCTACTGTCTGCAGACGTCGCCGAGGAAGCAGAGGCACTCAGCATCACAGAACCTGAGGTTGTGGAAGTCACTCAAGCTCTGTCTGAAGATGTCACTGAGGATACTTCAGGCGTCACTGCCCTGAGGTCTGTCCTTGACGTCAGCGAGCCTGAAGTAACCACAGTTACTGAAGTAGAGCCTGATGTGGTGACTGTCGTGGAGGACGTGCCCGAAGTCGTGACGGCGGAGGAACCTGAAGTGGAGCCAGTTGTGGATACCGAGGCCCCAGCAGTGCAGGAGGTAGTCACGAACGTCGTCCCTGAGGTACAGGAGATAGACGGAGGTGTAGGAATCGTCAGCCTCGGCGATCCACTGTTTCTGGAGGAGAACCTGGGCAAAATGCTGGAGAGCGCCCTTCGCGGCGTCTCCCAGCCCGAAACTCGCTCAGTCTCCCAGCCCACGATAATCTCCATCTCCAAGCCTCAGGTGCTGTCCCTCTCAAACGGGAATTTTGTGACGAAGGCACAACAAAG CCGTCTGACGAAGACCCAGCCTGACGCTACTGGTGACGCCTTCCTAGACGCCCCACAGATCGCCGAtacccactcctcctcattcccctccCTGGTCAATACCCGCTCACAGGTCGATGGTAATAGCGCTCTGCAGGTGGTAGCGGCCCCTTCGTTCTCCCCGCAGGTCACTGACGGCGAGCTGACGGTGGTAGAGACGGGTTCTCCTCAGTTCGTAGCCTCAAGCCAGGGTAATGCCGATGTCAGCTCCTTTGTGTCTCTAAGTGAACCGCAGGTGGTGTCTGTGTCCCAGGGCGACACCTTTACCGTCTCACAGCCGTCCGGTGTATCTGTGAATTCGGGACAGTTCTCCGGGAGCACTTCACAGTCCCAGGGATTAAGTATTCACGAAGCTCAGCTCACTCGCGTCGTGCCGAACGCTCAGAACAATTTCGTTGACGGAGGTACTTCGGTCTCCTTCGGGGTTCCTCTGCCCCTGATTTCTTCCCAGTCTTCCCAAATCATACAGGACGGCCAGAACTCCAATTTCGTTGATGGaggttcgtctgtttccttagggGTTCCTTTGTTCCAGACTTCTTCTCTGGGACAACCAGGTCAGCCCCAGGTCGTCTTCTCCAGCGATCCTCAGGTACAAAGTGTGGGTCAGCCACAGACCGTGATTGTGTCCCAGCCGCAGTTCACCAGCTTCTCTGGAGGCGTCTCTGTCCGTCCAACTGGTGACACGGTCTTCGTGAGTTCCTCTCAGGGACACGGTGGTGACTCTCAGATAGTGTCATTGTCAAACCCTGAGGTTCACAGCGTCAGCCAGGGCCAGACAGTGTTCATCTCTCAGCCTCAGGACCAAGGATCCATTATCTCACTGGAACCCCAACACCAAACTTCATTCAGTTTTTCAGGGGACGGTGGCGCATCCTTCAGTAATACACAGCATTCGTTTTCCAGCCAGACACGAGGGGAAGGATCCTTCGACAGCGTCCCACAGTTTGTTTCATCCTCCCAGGCCACACCCGGCAGCTCCCAAGTGATCTCTCTATCTGCTCAACAAGTGCAGGGTATCAGTCAACAACCCCAAACTGTCTTTAGCTCTCAGTCACAGTCGTTTGGCAATGAGTTTCCACAGGTGGTTCAGCATTCATCCGGTCAGATCCAAGGTGATGTAATATTAGATTCCGTCATCCAGGGAACGCCAGGTGAGGCCCAGGTCGTGTTTGCGTCTGACCCACAGGTGCAAAGTGTCGGACACTCACAGTTCACAAATTTCGACCAAACACAATCTGGAGGATTCCAGCAGTTTTCTCAGGGGTCCTCGTCTGGAGCACATTCTGGGGGATTCCAGCAGTTTTCTCAAGGGTCCTTGTCTGGAACACAGCCTGATGGATTCCAGCAGTTTTCTCAAGGGTCCTTGTCTGGAACACAGCCTGATGGATTCCAGCAGTTTTCTCATGGGTCTTCGTCTGGAGTCTTCCAGACGGGTGGCTCTGTGATAGAAGGAAATCTAGTCGGGTCACGCACTCCTGATCCAACCTTTGACAGCTTCCAGTTCGGGAATAATgatggatcacaattttcccaGACGTCAAGCTCCTTCCAGGACGGTGGGTCGGTGGTGCTTGGAAATCTAGCTGGGTCGCATCAGACATTCGAAGAACCACAGAGATTTGAAAACTTCGGAGGTAACAATCCCTCTCAGTTCTCTCAAGAATCATCGTCCGGTTTCCTTCACAGTGGTGGCTCTGTTGTGGCTGGGCACCTGGATGCCTCACAAGTTCCCTCTGTAGATCAGTTCCAGAGATTTGGAGACACTCAGTTCGTCAGCAATGCCTCCCCACAACAGTTTTCTCGAGGATCACCATCTGGTGGCTTTGTGCTAGAAGGGAACCTCGTAGGGTCACAAACTCCCGACCAAACCTTTGGAGATTTCCAGTTCAGCGGTAACGACGCGTCACAACAATTCTCCCAGGGGTCATCATCCACCTCTTTCCAGGACGGCGGGTCTGTGGTAACGGGAAGTTTCATTGGGTCGCCTCAGATATTCGAGGAACCTCAGAGATTTGAAGGCATCGGGAACAACAATCCCTCGCAGTTTTCTCAACAATCTTCGTTTGGCTCCTTCCATAGTGGCGGGTCTGGGATATTTACTGGAAGCGACGCCTCGCAAAGCTCGGGCGACACCAGGTTTGTGGGCGCGAACTTCGGCGACGGAGGCGTCTCCGTGGTCTCACAACCAGAGCTGTTAGAGTCTACCTTCTCGTCGGCGGCAATCCAGGATGCTATAGGCATCCCCCTGGCCTCCGCCTCCCCGCAAGTGAAGACTCCTGACATGGGCTCGCTACCACTGGCagactccttcctctcctcctcctcctccccctccttcccccccttcactGGAGACCCACAACCCATCAATGCACCTTTCAA CAACGTCGACTTCTCTGGAGCCTCACTCACCGTCCACGAGTTCGACCAGCC GACCTTCAGCCAGGACGTGGGGAGTCATGGAGTAGACCAGCAGGTGTTCATCCAACAGGACACAGG